In Halopseudomonas xinjiangensis, a single genomic region encodes these proteins:
- a CDS encoding aldehyde dehydrogenase translates to MASTSTLADWQQRAASLDIQGQAFINGGYQSAADGETFDCISPIDGRVLGQVASCGPADAEQAVAAARQAFDSGVWSRLAPAQRKQVMIRLADLIEQNAEELALLETLDMGKPISDALAVDMPAAARALRWSGEAIDKIYDEVAATAHDELGLVTREPVGVVAAIVPWNFPLLMACWKLGPALATGNSVILKPSEKSPLTAIRLAQLAIEAGIPSGVLNVLPGYGHTVGRALALHMDVDTLVFTGSTRIAKQLMIYAGESNMKRVWLEAGGKSPNIVFADAPDLDAAAQAAASAIAFNQGEVCTAGSRLLVESSIKDMFVEKVVAALKASWQPGDPLDPVTTVGALVDTTQIETVMRYIEAGQADGATLKLGGRRVMQETGGLFVEPTLFDGVTNHMRIAREEIFGPVLSVISFDTFEEAIAIANDTVYGLAAAVWTSDLSRAHRAAKALRAGSVWVNQYDGGDMTAPFGGFKQSGNGRDKSLHAFDKYTEIKATWIKL, encoded by the coding sequence ATGGCAAGCACATCGACTCTGGCAGATTGGCAACAACGCGCCGCAAGCCTGGACATCCAGGGGCAGGCCTTCATTAATGGAGGCTACCAGTCAGCGGCGGACGGCGAAACCTTCGACTGCATCAGTCCTATCGATGGACGGGTGCTCGGCCAAGTGGCCAGCTGCGGTCCGGCCGATGCCGAGCAGGCGGTGGCTGCGGCCCGACAGGCTTTCGATTCCGGCGTCTGGTCGCGGCTGGCACCGGCCCAACGCAAGCAGGTGATGATTCGCCTGGCCGATCTGATCGAGCAGAATGCCGAGGAGTTGGCGCTGCTGGAAACGCTGGACATGGGCAAGCCGATCAGTGATGCCCTGGCCGTCGACATGCCGGCCGCCGCACGAGCACTGCGCTGGAGCGGCGAGGCGATCGACAAGATCTATGATGAAGTCGCAGCCACAGCGCATGACGAGCTCGGCCTGGTCACGCGCGAGCCAGTGGGTGTGGTCGCGGCCATCGTGCCGTGGAATTTCCCGCTGTTGATGGCGTGCTGGAAGCTTGGCCCAGCGCTGGCTACCGGCAATTCAGTGATTCTCAAGCCCTCCGAGAAGTCACCCCTGACAGCGATTCGTCTGGCCCAGTTGGCCATCGAGGCCGGTATTCCGTCAGGCGTGCTCAACGTACTGCCAGGCTACGGGCACACCGTGGGCAGGGCGCTGGCGTTGCACATGGACGTCGATACCCTGGTCTTCACCGGCTCAACCCGCATCGCCAAGCAGCTGATGATCTATGCCGGCGAGTCGAACATGAAGCGCGTATGGCTCGAGGCTGGCGGCAAGAGTCCGAACATCGTCTTCGCCGACGCACCGGATCTGGATGCGGCGGCGCAAGCAGCGGCCAGCGCCATCGCCTTCAACCAGGGCGAGGTGTGTACGGCCGGATCGCGGCTGCTGGTCGAGTCGTCGATCAAAGATATGTTCGTCGAGAAGGTAGTCGCCGCACTGAAAGCCAGCTGGCAACCGGGGGATCCGCTTGACCCCGTCACCACCGTCGGCGCGCTGGTCGACACCACGCAGATCGAGACCGTCATGCGCTATATCGAAGCCGGCCAGGCGGACGGCGCGACGCTCAAGCTTGGCGGGCGCCGGGTAATGCAGGAAACCGGCGGCCTGTTCGTCGAGCCGACGCTGTTCGATGGTGTGACCAACCACATGCGCATCGCCCGCGAAGAGATTTTCGGTCCGGTGTTGTCGGTGATCAGCTTCGATACGTTCGAGGAAGCCATCGCCATCGCCAACGATACCGTTTACGGGCTCGCCGCAGCGGTCTGGACCAGCGACCTGTCGCGCGCGCATCGTGCGGCCAAGGCGCTGCGTGCCGGCAGTGTATGGGTCAATCAATACGACGGCGGCGACATGACCGCGCCGTTCGGGGGTTTCAAGCAGTCCGGTAACGGCCGTGACAAGTCGCTGCACGCCTTCGACAAGTACACCGAGATCAAGGCGACCTGGATCAAGCTCTAG
- a CDS encoding MFS transporter — translation MRWGTYLIVTSAVVIVGLAMGITLPLVSLRLDGWGYDAFAIGVMAAMPAIGVLLGAKITGTLAGWLGSEPCMRAVMVVSAASVILLALWPSYSVWLGLRLLLGVSLTITFVLGESWINQLVEDRLRGRLVAVYGSAFAVSQLCGPLLLSLIGTEADTGFWLSVGLLGLGFILLLLVNGAPRVDAHSANSQGIFSFVRTLPAVAWAIMLFAAFEAMTLTLLPVYFLREGFAQALALIMVSTVVVGDAVLQVPIGWLADKFSRTALYRVCGLVLVGSSLALPVLLHTPLIWPVLVLFGASAGGLYTLSLILVGQRYRDDALVRANAHIALLWGAGCLLGPLSTGAASKWLSSHALPGLMAIGALGFVLLAWRRGAFAELATPAQR, via the coding sequence ATGCGCTGGGGCACTTATCTTATCGTCACCTCGGCGGTGGTCATCGTCGGGTTGGCGATGGGGATCACCTTGCCTTTGGTGTCGCTGCGCCTGGACGGCTGGGGTTATGACGCCTTCGCCATAGGTGTCATGGCAGCCATGCCGGCGATTGGGGTACTGCTCGGTGCCAAGATTACCGGCACGCTGGCTGGCTGGCTGGGTTCGGAGCCTTGCATGCGCGCGGTGATGGTGGTCAGCGCTGCCTCGGTGATCCTGCTTGCCCTATGGCCTAGCTATTCGGTGTGGTTGGGGCTGCGACTGCTCCTTGGCGTGTCGCTGACGATCACCTTCGTTCTCGGTGAAAGCTGGATCAATCAGCTGGTCGAGGACCGGTTGCGGGGGCGGCTGGTGGCGGTGTACGGCAGCGCTTTTGCGGTCAGCCAGCTTTGCGGACCCCTGCTGCTGAGCCTGATCGGCACCGAGGCAGACACTGGTTTCTGGCTGTCCGTCGGGTTGCTCGGGCTCGGCTTTATTCTGCTGTTGCTGGTCAATGGCGCGCCACGTGTCGACGCGCATAGCGCCAACAGCCAGGGCATCTTCAGCTTTGTGCGCACCCTGCCCGCGGTGGCCTGGGCCATCATGCTGTTTGCTGCCTTCGAGGCGATGACGCTGACGTTGTTGCCGGTGTATTTCCTGCGCGAAGGATTTGCTCAGGCACTGGCGCTGATCATGGTCAGCACCGTGGTGGTCGGGGACGCCGTATTGCAGGTGCCGATCGGCTGGCTGGCGGACAAGTTCTCGCGTACCGCACTGTACCGTGTATGCGGGCTGGTGCTGGTAGGCAGCAGCCTGGCGCTACCTGTGCTGTTGCATACGCCGCTGATCTGGCCGGTACTGGTGTTGTTCGGGGCGAGTGCAGGCGGGTTGTATACGCTGTCGCTGATTCTGGTCGGCCAGCGCTATCGCGACGACGCGCTGGTGCGCGCCAACGCGCATATCGCTCTGCTGTGGGGCGCCGGCTGCCTGCTCGGTCCGCTATCTACCGGCGCCGCCAGCAAATGGCTGAGTAGCCACGCGCTGCCGGGCCTGATGGCGATCGGCGCGCTGGGCTTCGTTTTACTGGCATGGCGGCGTGGTGCGTTCGCTGAGCTGGCGACGCCAGCTCAGCGATAG
- a CDS encoding TonB-dependent receptor family protein has product MKCRLIIVFPLLTLSAAASAQTDARILSLPTQVVLGSERSENDIRLPLARDTVSGDRLQPQTAGANISEALQRVPGIVALNRQNYAQDLQISSRGFGARAQFGVRGVRLVQDGIPLTMPDGQGQPALFDLDSLQRIEVLRGPLAALYGNASGGIVQGFTGEAPFYPTLENRSAIGSDGLWRSRLRYGGQHGPLNIQANVSRLETDGYRDHSDTRRDLANLRLGWDIDDASSLTLLINSLDQPETQDPLGLTEEALREDRQQAVSNAYRFNTRKTVRHNQAGLNYQRRLANDDEITVMVYGGERYVQQYLAFPGSGEFAGGGVIQLDRTFGGGEIGWQRQSEAFGLPVELAAGLTYDYQGEDRLGFVNELGVKGALQRDEFNRVDGQDAYFITTWTLAPKWTMTAGLRHSQVEFESEDDYLSDGNDDSGSVLYEQTNPALGLSYQWTPALSVYAAVGQGFETPTAQELAYRPEGSGLNFALSPARSLNSEIGLKLRRERTSVSAAIFHTSVDDEIVTGPDQLVTERSTYANAAESTRKGFELALEQRFDHGVSAYAAYTYVQARFHRYNTGDGDLSGNDLPGVPNHSLFAELAWQPPGTGFITAIEAQGLSERYANDTNEDQAAGYAVFNWRAAYRHEVAGWAVEPFVRVDNLGDKEYIGSLIVNGPGGRFYEPALERNWLAGLSLQYQWR; this is encoded by the coding sequence ATGAAATGTCGCCTGATCATCGTATTTCCACTGCTCACGCTGAGTGCCGCAGCGTCCGCTCAAACCGATGCCCGGATATTGAGCCTACCGACCCAGGTCGTGCTCGGCAGCGAACGCTCCGAGAACGATATCCGCCTGCCATTGGCCCGCGACACCGTCAGCGGTGATCGCCTGCAACCGCAGACTGCCGGAGCCAACATATCCGAGGCCCTGCAACGGGTGCCGGGCATCGTCGCGCTGAACCGCCAGAACTATGCCCAGGATCTGCAGATATCCTCGCGCGGCTTCGGCGCGCGTGCACAGTTCGGCGTGCGCGGCGTACGTCTGGTACAGGACGGCATCCCGCTGACCATGCCTGACGGTCAGGGCCAGCCGGCGCTGTTCGATCTGGACTCACTGCAGCGGATCGAAGTACTGCGCGGGCCGCTGGCGGCGTTGTATGGCAATGCGTCCGGCGGCATCGTCCAGGGCTTCACTGGCGAAGCGCCGTTCTATCCGACGCTCGAAAACCGCAGCGCGATCGGCAGCGATGGACTGTGGCGCTCGCGCCTGCGTTACGGCGGCCAACACGGGCCATTGAACATTCAGGCCAACGTCTCGCGCCTGGAAACCGACGGTTACCGCGATCACAGCGACACCCGCCGTGATCTGGCCAACCTGCGGCTGGGCTGGGACATCGACGATGCCTCCAGCCTGACCCTCCTGATCAACAGCCTCGACCAGCCGGAAACGCAGGATCCGCTCGGCCTGACCGAAGAGGCTCTGCGTGAGGATCGCCAGCAGGCAGTCAGCAATGCGTATCGCTTCAACACACGCAAGACGGTTCGCCACAATCAGGCCGGTCTGAATTATCAGCGGCGCCTGGCCAATGACGACGAAATCACCGTCATGGTCTACGGCGGCGAGCGCTATGTGCAGCAGTATCTGGCGTTTCCGGGCAGCGGCGAGTTTGCTGGCGGTGGCGTGATCCAGCTGGATCGCACCTTCGGTGGCGGTGAAATCGGCTGGCAGCGCCAGAGCGAGGCGTTCGGCCTGCCGGTCGAGCTCGCCGCCGGCCTGACTTACGACTATCAGGGCGAGGATCGTCTGGGCTTCGTCAACGAACTGGGCGTTAAGGGCGCGCTGCAGCGCGACGAGTTCAATCGCGTCGACGGGCAGGATGCCTACTTCATCACCACCTGGACGCTGGCACCGAAATGGACCATGACCGCCGGCCTGCGTCACAGCCAGGTCGAATTCGAATCGGAAGACGACTATCTCAGCGATGGCAACGATGACAGCGGCAGCGTGCTCTACGAACAGACCAACCCAGCGCTGGGGCTGAGCTATCAGTGGACGCCCGCGCTTAGCGTATATGCGGCGGTCGGTCAGGGCTTCGAGACGCCCACCGCGCAGGAACTGGCCTACCGGCCCGAGGGTAGCGGCCTCAATTTCGCGCTCTCGCCGGCGCGCTCGCTGAACAGCGAGATCGGGCTGAAGCTTCGCCGGGAAAGGACTTCGGTGAGCGCCGCGATCTTCCATACCAGCGTCGATGATGAAATTGTCACCGGGCCGGACCAGCTGGTAACGGAGCGCTCCACCTACGCGAACGCCGCCGAGTCCACTCGCAAGGGCTTCGAGCTGGCGCTTGAACAGCGCTTCGATCACGGCGTGAGCGCCTATGCCGCCTACACCTACGTGCAGGCGCGCTTCCATCGTTACAACACCGGAGACGGCGACCTGTCGGGCAACGATCTACCCGGTGTACCCAACCACAGCCTGTTCGCAGAACTGGCCTGGCAGCCGCCCGGTACCGGGTTCATCACCGCCATCGAGGCGCAGGGCCTGAGCGAGCGTTACGCCAACGACACCAACGAAGATCAGGCCGCAGGCTATGCCGTGTTCAATTGGCGCGCAGCCTACCGTCACGAAGTGGCCGGCTGGGCAGTGGAACCCTTCGTCCGCGTGGATAACCTGGGCGACAAGGAGTACATCGGATCGCTGATCGTGAACGGCCCCGGCGGGCGTTTCTATGAGCCGGCCCTGGAGCGCAACTGGCTGGCTGGCCTGAGCCTGCAGTACCAGTGGCGTTGA
- a CDS encoding aspartate aminotransferase family protein, with translation MNSLPHPASAPSNQSLDEFWMPFTANRQYKARPRLLESAEGMYYTDAEGRQVLDGTSGLWCCNAGHGRKEISEAVARQINKMDFAPTFQMGHPLAFELAERLTDITPEGLDRVFFTNSGSESVDTALKIALAYHRARGQGTRTRFIGRELGYHGVGFGGISVGGMVNNRKAFGAQLPGVDHLPHTLDLERNAFTRGLPKHGAELADHLEKIVTLHGAENIAAVIVEPMSGSAGVILPPQGYLKRLREIASKHGILLIFDEVITGYGRMGEPFAAQRWDVTPDIMTTAKGLTNGAIPMGAVFVNRDIHDALMHGPDHVIEFFHGYTYSGHPVAAAAALATLDIYQRDGLLTRARELEVYWQEALHSLQGLPNVIDIRNAGLVGAVHLASRDGAPGTRGYDVFESCYWEGDVMVRCTGDIIAMSPPLITEKTHIDQLVEALGKVIKRTQ, from the coding sequence ATGAACAGCTTGCCGCACCCCGCCAGCGCTCCGTCGAACCAGAGTCTCGACGAATTCTGGATGCCTTTCACCGCCAACCGGCAATACAAGGCGCGCCCGCGCCTGCTGGAAAGCGCCGAAGGCATGTATTACACCGACGCCGAGGGGCGCCAGGTGCTGGATGGCACTTCCGGCCTCTGGTGCTGCAACGCGGGTCACGGTCGGAAGGAAATTTCCGAAGCGGTGGCCCGGCAGATCAACAAGATGGACTTCGCTCCCACCTTCCAGATGGGCCATCCTCTGGCATTCGAGCTTGCCGAGCGTCTGACCGATATCACGCCGGAAGGCCTGGACCGGGTGTTCTTCACCAACTCCGGATCGGAGTCCGTCGATACCGCTTTGAAGATCGCGCTGGCCTACCATCGCGCCCGCGGGCAAGGCACCCGCACCCGCTTCATCGGTCGCGAACTCGGCTACCACGGCGTGGGCTTCGGCGGTATTTCGGTGGGCGGCATGGTCAACAACCGCAAGGCTTTCGGAGCCCAGCTGCCTGGCGTCGACCATCTGCCGCATACGCTGGACCTGGAGCGCAACGCCTTCACTCGCGGACTGCCAAAGCACGGCGCGGAACTCGCTGACCATCTGGAAAAGATCGTCACCTTGCACGGGGCGGAAAACATCGCTGCGGTGATCGTCGAGCCGATGTCCGGCTCCGCCGGTGTGATTCTTCCGCCGCAGGGCTATCTCAAGCGGCTACGCGAGATCGCCTCCAAACACGGCATCCTGTTGATCTTCGACGAAGTGATCACCGGTTACGGCCGCATGGGCGAACCTTTCGCTGCGCAGCGCTGGGATGTCACACCCGACATCATGACCACGGCCAAGGGCCTGACCAATGGCGCGATCCCGATGGGGGCGGTGTTCGTCAACAGGGACATCCACGATGCGCTGATGCACGGGCCCGATCATGTCATCGAATTCTTCCACGGCTACACCTATTCCGGCCACCCGGTGGCTGCGGCCGCTGCGCTGGCGACCCTGGATATCTACCAGCGTGACGGCCTGCTGACCCGGGCGCGCGAGCTGGAAGTCTACTGGCAGGAAGCGTTGCACAGCCTGCAGGGTCTGCCCAACGTGATCGACATTCGCAACGCCGGACTGGTCGGCGCGGTACATCTGGCCAGCCGCGACGGCGCGCCGGGCACGCGCGGATATGACGTATTCGAAAGCTGTTACTGGGAAGGTGACGTGATGGTTCGCTGCACCGGCGACATCATTGCCATGTCGCCACCCCTGATTACCGAAAAGACCCATATCGACCAGCTGGTCGAGGCACTGGGCAAAGTGATAAAGCGCACCCAATGA